DNA from Sorangium aterium:
GCGCTTGCTCCCCCGTCGGCCAGATCGCGATGCCCGCGTGCGCGCGCGTCTCGTCGAGGAGCCCGCCGATGGTGTCCGCGATCGGCCGCCGGTTGCGCTCGCGGTGCAGCCTGCCGAGCACCGCGAGCGCCTCCGCGACCTCCCGGAGCGGCCGCGCCCCGCCCTCCACCGCGAGATCGAGCGCGCCGTCGTCCGGCGGTCGAAACAGCGGGTGCAAGCGCCGGAACCGATCGCGGTAGAGCAGGAGCACGTCGTCCGTCAGCGCGAAGAGGGGCCCGCGCAGCGTCGCGTAGACGCTGAGCTCGTCGTCCGGCCACTCGATCGCGAGCAGCGCGCTCCGCACCGCCATCACCTCCTCGCGATCGTGGAACGACCGCCCGCCCACCAGCACGTGCGGGATCCGCCGCGCCTCGAGCGCCCGCACGTAGGCGCGGGTCGCGTCCTCGCCGAACGTCTGGAAGCGCTTGAACAAAAGGCAGATGTGCCGCGCCTCGAGCGGCACCCGCTGGCCAGGGCGCTCGCGCTCCGTCACCGTCCAGCGCCGCGCGCCGCCACCGTCCAGCGCCGCGCCGCCGTGGATGAGGTGGTGGACGAAGGCGCCCACCGCGTCCGGGATCGACTGCCGCACCCGGAAATCGGAGATCTTGCCGAAGTCGCCGTAAGGCCGCGGCACCGGGAGCGCGATGACCGTCGGCTGCTCCGGCGGATCGTCCCGGAACCGCTCGAGCGCGACGTACCGCGCCTGGGTCGCCGCGCGCTCGCCCTCGGCGGCGCCTCCCTGCATCAGGGGGGCGAACGCCGCGTTGACGGCCTCCTGGATCGACGGGGCGCTGCGGAAGCTCGTCGACAGGTACAGCACGCTCGCGCCGCACGCGACGAGCCGGGCCTTGGTCGCCTCGTAGAGCGCGACCTCGGCGCGGCGGAAGCGGTAGATCGACTGCTTCGGATCGCCGACGACGAAGAGCTTGCCGGGCACCGGGCGCGCCCGCGTCCAGTCGGTCTCGGAGAGGTCGTCGGCCGCGAGCAGGAGCAGGATCTCCGCCTGGAGCGGGTCGGTGTCCTGGAACTCGTCGACGAAGAGGTGCGAGAAGCGGAGGTTCAGCTCCTCGCGCACGCCGCGGCTCGATCGGAGGAGGTCCCGGGCGCAGAGGAGCAGGTCTAGGAAGTCGAGCTTGCCGGCGCGGGCCTTGAGCGCGTCGTACGCCTCGATCGGCGGCCGGAGCTCGCGCGAGAGGCACGCCGCGAGATCGGCGCTCGCGGCCGTCAGCACGGCGTCGAGCTCGACCTTCACGCGGTCGCGCTGCGCGAGCACCTCGGCGCGCATGAGATCCCCGCCGAACGCCTTGCCGGTGCCCCTCCAGCGCCATTCCTTCCAGCGCGCGACGTCGCCGAGCTCGGCCTCCAGGCCGTCGTGGTCGCGCCCGCCCGTCACCTCCTCGCGGCGGCGGAGCTCCGCGAGGTAGCGGTCGAGGTTCCGGAGGCTCTGCGCGAGGTAGTCGCCCTCCCGGTCGGCCTCGGCGCCCAGGCCGGCGAGCGCCGCGAGGCGGTCCAGGATCTCGTCGATGGCGCGCTCGCGGTCGAACGGGTCGCGCCGCCAGGGGCGCGTGAAGTCGCGGTGCTCGGCGAGCTTGAACGCCGCGCTCCGGAGCAGGTCGCGCGGGCCCTGCGCGCCGTCGCGCGGGCGCCGGCGCAGGATCCGGCGCACGCCCTCGGGCGGGTCGTTCAGGGTGCGCTGGAACCAGGCGTCGAAGGCCTGATCGAAGAGCGCCTCGGCCTGATCCGCGGCCGCGACCTGGAACAGCGGGTCGACGCGCGCCTCGACCGGCCACTCGCGCAGGAGGTCGGCGCAGAAGGAGTGGATGGTCCCGATGCGCGCCGCCTCCAGGTGCGCGAGCGCCTCGTCGAGCCGCGCGCGCTCCGCGGGGCCGGCGCTCGGGTCGCTGCGCGCCCGCTCGATCTCGGCCCGGAGGCGCAGCTTCATCTCGCCGGCCGCCTTCTCCGTGAAGGTCACCGCGACGATCCGATCGAGCGTCCCGCCGCCCTCCTCGGGCGCCCTCCGCAGCACGGCGACGATCCGCGACACGAGCGCGGTGGTCTTGCCGGTGCCCGCGGCGGCCTCGACGACGAGCGTCGTCCGCAGATCGTCGCGGATGCGGCGGCGAGCGGGCTCGTCCGCGAGCACCCGCGCGCCGCGCGGCCGGACCGCGTCGGCGTTCACGCGCGCCTCCGCGCGGGCTCGAGGCGCTGCCCGCGGGCGCGCGGCTGGAGCGCGCCGGCCAGGCTCGGGGAGGGGAGGGGGACGTGCCGCACTGGGTCGCGTGTGGAGGCTGTCGGGGGGAGTAAGGTGGCTCAGATCGGCGTGGAAGGAAACGCTGCCGTGCCCGGCGGAAGGCGCTCCGTTTTCCGTACGGGCTCATGTAGCCCCGAAGCGTGGATGTTCTTGTGCTAGCAGCAGGGAGAGCTGATCCATGCGCCTCGAGTCGATGAGCCCTGGAGCGCGGTGGGCGTACGCGCTCAAGCCCGCGAGCTGGCCCAAGGTGCTCGTCCCGGCCGTATACGGGCACGCGGTGGGCGCGGCCGTCGCCGGCCGGCTGTCCGCAGGGGCCCTGGCCTTCGGCGCGCTGTGGATGATGGCCGACGTCGCCTTCGTCGTGCTCCTGAACGACTGGGGCGATCGCGAGGTGGACGCCCTCAAGCGACGCATGTTCCCGGACGGCTGCTCGCCGAAGACCATCCCGGACGGCATCCTTCCCGCCAGCGCCCTCCTGCTCGCCGGGCTCGGGGCCGGCGTCGCCGCGTTGCTCATGGCCTGGGGTGCCGGTATCGCGCTCGATCGCCCGCTGCTGCTCCCCCTGGCCGCGCTCGGCCAGCTCGTCTTCATCGCCTATACGTTGCCGCCGATCCGGCTCAACTACCGCGGCGGCGGCGAGCTCCTCGAGATGGCCGGCGTCGGCGGCGTGCTCCCCGCGCTGCACGCGTATGCCCAGTGCGGCGCGCTGGCGCCGGCGTGGCTCGTCGCGCTCCT
Protein-coding regions in this window:
- a CDS encoding UvrD-helicase domain-containing protein, with translation MNADAVRPRGARVLADEPARRRIRDDLRTTLVVEAAAGTGKTTALVSRIVAVLRRAPEEGGGTLDRIVAVTFTEKAAGEMKLRLRAEIERARSDPSAGPAERARLDEALAHLEAARIGTIHSFCADLLREWPVEARVDPLFQVAAADQAEALFDQAFDAWFQRTLNDPPEGVRRILRRRPRDGAQGPRDLLRSAAFKLAEHRDFTRPWRRDPFDRERAIDEILDRLAALAGLGAEADREGDYLAQSLRNLDRYLAELRRREEVTGGRDHDGLEAELGDVARWKEWRWRGTGKAFGGDLMRAEVLAQRDRVKVELDAVLTAASADLAACLSRELRPPIEAYDALKARAGKLDFLDLLLCARDLLRSSRGVREELNLRFSHLFVDEFQDTDPLQAEILLLLAADDLSETDWTRARPVPGKLFVVGDPKQSIYRFRRAEVALYEATKARLVACGASVLYLSTSFRSAPSIQEAVNAAFAPLMQGGAAEGERAATQARYVALERFRDDPPEQPTVIALPVPRPYGDFGKISDFRVRQSIPDAVGAFVHHLIHGGAALDGGGARRWTVTERERPGQRVPLEARHICLLFKRFQTFGEDATRAYVRALEARRIPHVLVGGRSFHDREEVMAVRSALLAIEWPDDELSVYATLRGPLFALTDDVLLLYRDRFRRLHPLFRPPDDGALDLAVEGGARPLREVAEALAVLGRLHRERNRRPIADTIGGLLDETRAHAGIAIWPTGEQALANVLRVMDLGRRFEAAGATSFRAFVERLELDAERGEVAEAPVVEEGTEGVRIMTVHRAKGLEFPVVILADPASPAAHQLPSRHVDPELGLWAEPIAGCVPAELVERRDEVLRRDREEAVRLAYVAATRARELLVVPAVGDARPGDGTSDGWLDVLHPVLYPAPRERRSPRRCEDLGCPPFGTDTVLERPARCEADERDAVAPGEHAPMAGSHRVVWWDPGALDLDREPEAGLRQQRILQADAGGAGAGVAAASAGPASGAGVLGSSGATASAVLGGELGQRGHEAWQEARQRAIVDGSMAAVRVKTATEISHEAAEAAAAAAGAGTAAAQRSGGGAARGERADALPVISFEQTEIAREGRPYGKRFGTLVHAVLAEVDLRAGEDEVRTVAAAQARLLGAPAEELDAAVAAAVAALEHPLLRRAAESAARGACERETPLLLRLEDGTIAEGIVDLSFRESVGDVGIWTVVDFKTGSDAGTAHAAQEAQVRLYVQAIAEATGERARGVVLRV
- a CDS encoding UbiA family prenyltransferase codes for the protein MRLESMSPGARWAYALKPASWPKVLVPAVYGHAVGAAVAGRLSAGALAFGALWMMADVAFVVLLNDWGDREVDALKRRMFPDGCSPKTIPDGILPASALLLAGLGAGVAALLMAWGAGIALDRPLLLPLAALGQLVFIAYTLPPIRLNYRGGGELLEMAGVGGVLPALHAYAQCGALAPAWLVALLPGLLVLALASALASGLSDEQSDRAGGKRTVATLLGNAATRRATEALAGLGPLLWLAASLLAEDAPPPWSVAPAAAVALFFRARLLEKSPEAVTNAFAAQAAYKRELHRAIQWGIVALSAAVLAAGGGPA